From one Sulfurimonas sp. HSL-3221 genomic stretch:
- the prmC gene encoding peptide chain release factor N(5)-glutamine methyltransferase: MGERVRTLRECLDVITAEIAVSAERPRREAERMLMEYLGRDGLWLITHQDEPLYCDERLWEWVARRKAHEPLEYIFNRVSFYSQLFYIAPGALIPRPETELLIDRVLDAVERDGAFTLCEVGVGSGAVSVTLALHLEHAKMIGVDISTDALSVAAKNVVDFGLQERIELRQSDLLAGVPENIDVLVSNPPYVAADADLERNLDYEPDLALFGGVTGMDIIVRLIDAVAERKIPLFCCEMGYDQREAVSAIVPKGYTIDFYKDLAGLDRGFVMTRKDET; the protein is encoded by the coding sequence ATGGGTGAGCGCGTGCGGACGCTGCGGGAGTGCCTTGATGTGATCACCGCTGAGATCGCCGTGAGTGCGGAGCGCCCGCGGCGGGAGGCGGAACGGATGCTGATGGAGTACCTGGGGCGAGACGGCCTCTGGCTCATTACCCACCAGGACGAGCCGCTCTACTGCGACGAGCGGCTCTGGGAGTGGGTGGCGCGGCGCAAGGCCCATGAACCCCTCGAATATATCTTCAACCGTGTCAGTTTCTATTCGCAGCTCTTCTATATCGCACCGGGGGCTTTGATCCCGCGGCCGGAGACGGAGCTCCTGATCGACCGCGTCCTTGACGCGGTGGAGCGCGACGGTGCGTTCACGCTCTGCGAAGTGGGGGTCGGGAGCGGCGCGGTCAGCGTGACCCTCGCGCTGCATCTTGAGCATGCGAAGATGATCGGCGTCGATATCAGTACGGATGCCCTGAGCGTTGCGGCCAAGAACGTCGTGGATTTCGGTCTCCAGGAGCGGATCGAGCTGCGGCAGAGCGATCTGCTCGCAGGCGTTCCGGAGAACATAGACGTTCTGGTCTCCAACCCGCCCTATGTCGCGGCGGATGCCGACCTCGAACGCAACCTCGATTATGAGCCGGATCTCGCGCTGTTCGGCGGTGTGACGGGGATGGACATTATCGTCCGACTGATCGATGCGGTCGCCGAGCGGAAGATTCCCCTGTTCTGCTGCGAAATGGGGTATGATCAGCGTGAAGCCGTCTCGGCGATCGTTCCGAAAGGGTACACGATCGATTTCTACAAGGATCTTGCGGGACTCGACCGCGGGTTCGTGATGACAAGAAAGGATGAAACATGA
- a CDS encoding DUF4149 domain-containing protein produces MNTKQWSVTLYLMTVAATLGAVLILGIVVAPVIFHSASILPTELLGRYEEGMLMGEIFRRFGFWAYAMAVIILVFEGNEYRRQRRDKWAIMSALLAVATLLMFAAVYVPKILSMQAEGADATGSEAFASLHSASELDFKLLAVALILLFVRRMQLMFLPSAGKV; encoded by the coding sequence ATGAATACCAAACAGTGGAGCGTCACGCTCTATCTTATGACCGTTGCCGCCACCCTGGGGGCGGTTTTGATTCTGGGCATCGTTGTCGCCCCCGTGATCTTTCACTCGGCATCGATCCTGCCGACGGAGCTGCTGGGCCGCTACGAAGAGGGAATGCTGATGGGCGAGATCTTCCGCCGCTTCGGTTTCTGGGCCTATGCGATGGCCGTCATCATCCTCGTCTTCGAAGGAAACGAATACCGCCGCCAGCGCCGGGACAAGTGGGCCATTATGAGCGCGCTGCTCGCGGTGGCAACCCTGCTAATGTTCGCGGCGGTCTACGTTCCGAAGATCCTCTCCATGCAGGCCGAAGGGGCGGATGCCACGGGGAGCGAAGCCTTCGCCTCGCTGCACAGTGCCAGCGAACTGGATTTCAAGTTGCTGGCCGTCGCACTCATCCTGCTTTTCGTGCGGCGGATGCAGCTGATGTTTCTGCCGTCTGCCGGAAAGGTCTAA
- a CDS encoding DoxX family protein: protein MLRNDDLARLLLRLALGTLMLFHGIHKLLHGISHIQGMLQAHGLPGWFGYGVFVGEVIAPVMIILGLYARIGAALMAANMVVAVALVGGLFPLQLSKTGGPVSEMALLYLFAALALFFSGPGKYGINRS, encoded by the coding sequence ATGTTGAGAAACGACGACCTTGCCCGCCTGCTGCTGCGCCTTGCCCTCGGTACCCTTATGCTGTTTCACGGCATTCATAAACTGCTGCACGGCATTTCCCATATCCAGGGGATGCTGCAGGCCCACGGCCTGCCCGGCTGGTTCGGTTACGGTGTCTTTGTCGGAGAGGTGATCGCTCCGGTGATGATTATTCTCGGATTGTATGCGCGGATCGGCGCGGCGCTGATGGCCGCGAATATGGTGGTGGCCGTGGCACTTGTCGGCGGGCTTTTCCCGCTGCAGCTGAGCAAAACCGGCGGACCGGTCAGCGAGATGGCACTGCTCTATCTCTTTGCCGCCCTGGCCCTCTTCTTTTCCGGGCCGGGGAAATACGGCATCAACCGCTCCTAG
- a CDS encoding J domain-containing protein, producing MPPYESVLKAKTLLGLHDKATLPEIKTRYKNLMHRWHPDKHPDDPDTANTMSARINDAYKILLEFVKHYEYRLDEPYLKETCLTPQEWWERKFGGR from the coding sequence ATGCCCCCCTATGAGAGCGTTCTGAAGGCCAAGACCCTGCTGGGCCTTCATGACAAGGCGACCCTCCCCGAGATCAAGACGCGCTATAAAAACCTGATGCACCGCTGGCACCCGGACAAGCACCCGGATGATCCCGATACGGCAAACACCATGAGCGCGCGGATCAACGACGCCTATAAAATACTGCTGGAATTTGTCAAACATTACGAATACCGCCTGGACGAACCCTACCTCAAAGAGACCTGCCTCACCCCCCAGGAGTGGTGGGAACGCAAATTCGGCGGACGCTAA
- the ftsZ gene encoding cell division protein FtsZ, protein MGSDNMFKIEETTANNGARIVAIGVGGGGGNMIGHMINEGVDGIEMVVANTDAQVLQTSFAPVKIQMGSRLTKGLGAGMKPSVGKDSAIENYDDIRTAIEGADIVFIAAGLGGGTGTGAAPVIAQIARDVGALTISVVTKPFAFEGRKRLKLAEQGLAELKKESDSIVVIPNDKLLSIIDKNLGLKESFKIVDAVLAQAVSGTSGVILSSGDNDINLDFADLKTVMCHHGMALMGVGEHQGDNAAYEAIRAAIESPLLDNMSINGAMGVLVHFTMHPDFPMISIGEAMGVVEESADENADVIFGTTTDATLAIDYIKITLVATGFDHEEAPKKAPSINNDSYDAPAQETPAASRTVSRPRMVVGGDLSDDYLDVPTYMRQQKD, encoded by the coding sequence ATGGGATCTGACAATATGTTCAAAATCGAAGAGACGACGGCCAACAACGGTGCGCGTATCGTAGCCATCGGCGTCGGCGGCGGCGGCGGCAATATGATCGGTCATATGATCAACGAAGGGGTCGACGGCATTGAAATGGTCGTTGCCAATACCGATGCCCAGGTGCTTCAGACCTCCTTTGCCCCGGTCAAAATCCAGATGGGCAGCCGTCTGACGAAGGGGCTCGGTGCCGGGATGAAACCGAGCGTCGGCAAAGATTCCGCCATCGAGAACTATGACGACATCCGCACGGCCATCGAAGGGGCCGATATCGTCTTTATCGCCGCCGGCCTCGGCGGCGGCACCGGTACTGGCGCGGCGCCGGTTATCGCCCAGATCGCACGCGACGTCGGCGCCCTGACGATCTCTGTCGTCACGAAACCCTTCGCCTTTGAAGGGCGCAAACGCCTTAAACTGGCCGAGCAGGGACTGGCGGAGCTGAAAAAAGAGAGCGACTCCATCGTCGTCATCCCCAATGACAAGCTCCTCTCCATCATCGACAAGAACCTGGGGCTCAAAGAGTCTTTCAAGATCGTCGATGCCGTACTGGCCCAGGCAGTAAGCGGGACGTCCGGCGTTATCCTCTCCTCGGGCGACAACGACATCAACCTCGACTTCGCCGACCTGAAAACGGTCATGTGCCACCACGGTATGGCGCTGATGGGCGTGGGCGAGCACCAGGGCGACAATGCCGCTTATGAAGCGATCCGCGCCGCGATCGAATCGCCGCTGCTCGACAACATGAGCATCAACGGCGCCATGGGCGTTCTCGTCCACTTTACGATGCACCCCGACTTCCCGATGATCTCCATCGGAGAGGCGATGGGTGTCGTCGAAGAGAGCGCGGACGAAAACGCCGATGTCATCTTCGGGACGACGACGGATGCCACGCTGGCGATCGACTATATCAAGATCACCCTCGTTGCCACGGGTTTTGACCATGAGGAGGCCCCGAAAAAGGCCCCCTCCATCAATAACGACTCCTACGACGCTCCGGCACAGGAGACCCCGGCGGCCAGCCGTACCGTGAGCCGTCCGAGAATGGTCGTCGGTGGCGATCTGAGTGACGACTACCTCGACGTACCGACCTACATGCGCCAGCAAAAAGACTGA
- the ftsA gene encoding cell division protein FtsA, whose translation MKKSVLAIDIGSSKICAIIAEISPEGTIQISGAGIVRSQGIKKGSITNIELASKAIKAALADARRVAGTEIKRAIVSISGAYTKSLNSSGIVNIPNREITFKEISRVMHTSLYNANIPNEYEVLHTLPYNFIVDDQEFIEDPLGMNASRLEVETHIITTQKSNLNNLKKAVRGAGVEVDTVVLNGYASAIAVLNEDEKELGAAVIDMGGHTCDTVIHSGTAIRYNDFLGVGSHHITSDLSMALHTPLNIAESVKIKYGSLSAPSDDLIELPIIGDEESSHEVSLGVVHNVIYARVEETLMILAQSIDKSGLKDQLGAGVVLTGGFTKLDGLRDLAVAIFDNVPVRLAKPCNVEGLFDALKEPATATAVGLVKYAAGGYAPYEIDVNRQVRYRNEEPMEKPDLTEPSVQEPAEEEIPLPPSEEAGTIRIKSFDARKSADKAAGFGSKFWNWITQLF comes from the coding sequence GTGAAAAAAAGCGTCCTCGCGATCGATATAGGCTCAAGCAAAATCTGCGCCATCATCGCGGAGATCTCCCCTGAGGGTACGATTCAGATCTCGGGGGCAGGCATCGTCCGTTCCCAGGGGATCAAGAAGGGCTCCATCACCAACATCGAGCTCGCGTCCAAGGCGATCAAAGCCGCCCTGGCGGACGCCAGACGCGTCGCCGGCACCGAGATCAAACGGGCGATCGTCTCCATCTCGGGCGCCTATACGAAGAGCCTGAACTCCAGCGGGATCGTCAATATCCCCAACCGTGAGATCACGTTCAAAGAGATCAGCCGCGTGATGCACACGTCGCTGTACAACGCCAATATTCCCAACGAGTACGAAGTCCTGCATACCCTGCCATACAACTTCATCGTCGACGACCAGGAGTTCATCGAGGATCCCCTGGGGATGAATGCGTCGCGCCTGGAGGTCGAGACCCATATCATCACGACGCAGAAGTCCAACCTCAACAACCTCAAGAAAGCCGTTCGCGGCGCGGGCGTCGAGGTCGATACCGTCGTCCTCAACGGCTACGCTTCCGCTATCGCCGTGCTCAACGAGGATGAGAAGGAGCTCGGTGCCGCCGTAATCGACATGGGCGGCCACACCTGCGACACCGTGATCCACTCCGGGACCGCGATCCGCTACAACGATTTCCTCGGTGTCGGTTCGCACCACATCACCAGCGACCTCTCCATGGCGCTGCACACGCCACTCAACATCGCCGAGAGCGTCAAGATTAAGTACGGATCGCTCAGTGCTCCGAGCGACGACCTGATCGAGCTACCGATTATCGGCGACGAGGAGTCCTCCCACGAGGTCTCTCTCGGCGTGGTACACAACGTTATCTATGCCAGGGTCGAGGAGACCCTGATGATCCTCGCCCAGTCCATTGACAAGAGCGGGCTCAAAGATCAGCTGGGGGCCGGGGTCGTCCTGACGGGCGGCTTTACCAAACTCGACGGCCTCCGCGATCTCGCCGTTGCCATTTTCGACAACGTGCCGGTCCGCCTCGCCAAGCCATGTAACGTCGAAGGACTCTTCGACGCCCTCAAGGAGCCGGCGACGGCGACGGCGGTCGGACTCGTCAAATATGCGGCGGGAGGCTATGCGCCTTACGAAATCGATGTGAACCGTCAGGTACGTTACCGTAACGAAGAACCGATGGAGAAGCCTGACCTGACTGAACCTTCCGTTCAGGAGCCGGCAGAGGAAGAAATTCCCCTGCCCCCCTCCGAGGAAGCCGGTACGATCAGGATCAAGTCCTTTGACGCAAGAAAAAGTGCTGACAAAGCCGCAGGCTTCGGCAGCAAGTTTTGGAACTGGATTACACAGTTATTTTAA
- a CDS encoding peptidylprolyl isomerase: MITWMQRHRKYLVITIWISTIAFIGAGFVGWGQYSYGDKSGAVAKVGDVSITSRELQKTYAQLFNRYSQIFQGKFDEEQAKKLGLDKQALQQLVNQALLVNLANSYNLETTDKEVATVLQSQEAFIENGVFSKELYQKVLKQNRLTPVDYEADIRRALLIQKLFALFPAQANGIEKSAFETALGIGDKFEYKVLDGEMVSIDTSDAALKTFWEGHKLDYMTPRAFKIAYITQAAVEAGAGDEELQTYYDAHKYDFVGPDGKILAFENAKSAVVAAVNDKATNKEALKTYIAYKKEKLDADVKIVETTVREGDNSFSAETMQAIASADAASPYLKPKKEHGAYLIIKRLETVEPMPKSFEAAKTDVLAAYTRQMRAEKLTELATSSLKSFRGTATEGYLKRDATSGVEGLDEKETQALLASLFRSRKAESMAQLPSGKIVLYRILDQQINPVADANADQAVAQTKETLFSQSLITALAERYETQIFIKGYGQ; encoded by the coding sequence ATGATTACATGGATGCAACGACACCGAAAATACCTCGTCATTACGATCTGGATCTCAACGATCGCCTTTATCGGCGCGGGATTTGTCGGATGGGGGCAGTACAGCTACGGCGATAAATCGGGGGCCGTCGCGAAAGTCGGTGACGTCAGCATCACCAGCCGCGAACTTCAGAAAACCTATGCACAGCTTTTCAACCGCTACAGTCAAATCTTTCAGGGTAAATTCGACGAGGAGCAGGCCAAAAAGCTCGGCCTGGACAAACAGGCGTTACAGCAGCTCGTCAACCAGGCCCTGCTGGTGAACCTCGCTAACAGCTATAACCTCGAAACGACCGACAAAGAGGTGGCTACGGTGCTGCAGTCCCAGGAAGCCTTCATCGAGAACGGCGTTTTCAGCAAGGAGCTCTACCAGAAGGTCCTCAAACAGAACCGTTTGACCCCTGTTGACTACGAAGCGGATATCCGCCGCGCATTGCTGATCCAGAAACTCTTTGCGCTCTTCCCTGCCCAGGCGAACGGCATCGAAAAATCAGCCTTCGAGACCGCGCTGGGTATCGGGGACAAATTCGAGTATAAAGTGCTCGACGGCGAAATGGTCAGCATCGACACCTCCGATGCAGCCCTCAAAACGTTCTGGGAAGGCCACAAGCTCGACTACATGACGCCGCGGGCGTTCAAAATCGCCTACATCACCCAGGCAGCCGTGGAAGCCGGCGCCGGGGACGAGGAGCTTCAGACCTATTACGATGCGCACAAATACGACTTCGTAGGCCCGGACGGCAAGATCCTCGCCTTTGAGAACGCCAAAAGCGCCGTGGTCGCCGCCGTCAACGACAAAGCCACTAACAAAGAAGCGCTGAAGACCTACATCGCCTACAAGAAAGAGAAGCTTGACGCCGACGTGAAGATCGTTGAGACAACCGTCCGCGAAGGCGACAACAGCTTCAGCGCGGAGACGATGCAGGCCATCGCTTCCGCTGATGCGGCCAGCCCCTACCTGAAACCGAAAAAAGAGCACGGAGCGTACCTGATCATCAAGCGCCTGGAAACCGTCGAACCGATGCCCAAGAGCTTCGAAGCGGCGAAAACCGATGTCCTTGCCGCCTACACCCGCCAGATGCGCGCCGAAAAGCTGACGGAACTAGCGACCTCTTCCCTGAAATCGTTCCGCGGTACCGCTACCGAGGGATACCTCAAACGCGATGCGACATCCGGCGTCGAAGGGCTGGATGAAAAAGAGACGCAGGCCCTGCTCGCCAGCCTCTTCCGTTCCCGCAAAGCCGAAAGCATGGCACAGCTCCCTTCGGGCAAGATCGTCCTCTACCGCATTCTTGACCAGCAGATCAACCCGGTTGCCGATGCGAATGCGGACCAGGCGGTCGCACAGACGAAAGAGACCCTCTTCAGCCAGTCCCTGATCACTGCCCTCGCCGAGCGGTATGAGACACAGATCTTCATCAAAGGATACGGGCAGTGA
- a CDS encoding adenosylmethionine--8-amino-7-oxononanoate transaminase — protein sequence MNNREISERDLRHIWHPCTQMKDHEFLPLTPIKKGNGIYLEDFDGNSYIDAVSSWWVNLFGHANPIISSAVKTQAETLEHVILAGFTHEPVVRLSERLAAMTPEGLTRCFYADNGSSAIEVALKMAYHYYKNIGKERPLFISLTNSYHGETIGALSVGDVSLYKETYGPLLLQTIQTPVPADQSEAAALAAAAELETLLKARAEEVAALIVEPLIQGAGNMHMYHPRYLKEARKLCDQYDILLIADEIMTGFGRTGTMFACEQAGISPDLMTLSKGLTGGYLPLSVTMTTDKIYEAFYCDYNLYKAFLHSHSYTGNALACAAANATLDIFELDNVIEANRALSALMAEGLKRFENLPNVKSVRQTGMVGAVELEGYPPEERIGLKIFDFALTRGVLLRPLGPVVYFMPPYIINAEELTYVVDTAYEAVTSL from the coding sequence ATGAACAACCGCGAAATTTCCGAAAGGGACCTGCGCCATATCTGGCATCCGTGTACCCAGATGAAGGATCATGAATTTCTGCCGCTCACACCGATCAAAAAAGGGAACGGCATCTACCTTGAGGATTTTGACGGCAACAGCTACATCGATGCGGTGAGCAGTTGGTGGGTCAACCTCTTCGGCCATGCGAACCCGATCATCTCTTCGGCAGTCAAAACCCAGGCCGAAACGTTAGAGCACGTTATCTTGGCGGGGTTCACCCATGAGCCCGTTGTCCGTCTTTCCGAACGTTTGGCAGCCATGACGCCGGAGGGGCTAACGCGCTGTTTTTACGCGGACAACGGCTCGAGCGCCATAGAAGTCGCCCTGAAAATGGCCTATCACTATTATAAGAATATCGGAAAAGAGCGCCCCCTGTTCATTTCCCTGACCAACAGTTACCACGGCGAGACGATCGGGGCGCTTTCGGTCGGTGACGTGTCGCTTTACAAAGAGACCTACGGACCGCTGCTGCTGCAAACGATCCAGACGCCGGTCCCGGCCGACCAGAGTGAGGCGGCAGCACTGGCCGCGGCGGCGGAACTCGAAACCCTGCTAAAGGCCCGTGCAGAAGAGGTCGCAGCCCTCATTGTCGAACCGTTGATCCAGGGGGCGGGGAACATGCATATGTACCATCCGCGCTACCTGAAAGAGGCGCGAAAACTTTGCGATCAGTATGACATATTGTTAATTGCAGACGAAATTATGACGGGATTCGGACGAACCGGAACGATGTTCGCCTGCGAACAGGCGGGAATTTCGCCGGATCTTATGACCCTTTCAAAAGGGTTGACCGGCGGTTATCTCCCCCTCTCCGTCACCATGACGACGGATAAAATTTACGAGGCTTTTTACTGCGACTACAATCTTTATAAGGCGTTCTTGCATTCGCACAGTTATACGGGCAATGCCCTTGCCTGCGCCGCGGCCAACGCGACGTTGGACATCTTCGAGCTGGATAACGTGATCGAAGCCAACCGGGCGTTGTCGGCACTGATGGCGGAGGGGCTAAAACGTTTTGAAAATCTGCCGAACGTGAAATCGGTACGGCAGACGGGCATGGTCGGTGCGGTGGAGCTTGAAGGGTACCCTCCCGAAGAGCGCATCGGCTTGAAAATCTTCGACTTCGCGCTGACCCGGGGGGTCCTTCTGCGGCCGCTGGGGCCGGTCGTCTATTTCATGCCCCCCTACATTATTAATGCGGAGGAGCTGACGTACGTGGTGGACACCGCTTACGAGGCAGTTACTTCACTGTAG
- a CDS encoding class II aldolase and adducin N-terminal domain-containing protein → MNKQHLKEQLVSFSLSMFRKEFFSIYHGSVSAKSDNSRFIINTKDTIFDHMNDSQLIELYFQKDYRWNEASIDAAIHHSIYRQISDAKFITFSMPPNTMAYSLLHEVIEPQDYFGIKEMPRVEVYDPRSFDQWYERASTEIPKRLINSDLELVVIRGYGIYAYNRDLHEMAKQLAVLEKSCRILMLRQSMLS, encoded by the coding sequence ATGAACAAACAGCATCTCAAAGAACAGCTCGTCTCTTTCTCCCTCTCGATGTTCCGCAAAGAGTTCTTCAGCATCTACCACGGCAGCGTCTCCGCCAAATCCGACAACAGCCGTTTTATCATCAACACGAAAGACACCATCTTCGACCACATGAACGACTCGCAACTGATCGAACTCTATTTCCAGAAAGATTACCGCTGGAACGAGGCTAGTATCGACGCGGCCATCCACCACAGCATCTACCGCCAGATCAGCGATGCCAAATTCATCACCTTCTCGATGCCGCCCAATACGATGGCATACAGCCTGCTCCACGAAGTCATCGAACCGCAGGACTATTTCGGGATCAAGGAGATGCCCCGCGTCGAAGTCTACGATCCCCGCTCCTTCGACCAGTGGTACGAGCGCGCCTCCACAGAAATTCCCAAACGGCTGATCAACTCCGATCTGGAACTGGTCGTCATCCGCGGCTACGGCATCTACGCCTACAACCGCGACCTGCATGAGATGGCCAAACAGCTGGCCGTGCTGGAGAAGAGCTGCCGGATCCTGATGCTCCGGCAGAGCATGCTCTCATAG